Part of the Rhinoderma darwinii isolate aRhiDar2 chromosome 2, aRhiDar2.hap1, whole genome shotgun sequence genome, TTAGAAGTATTACACAAAGTTAAGCGACAGCTGAATTGCACCCTTGGGAAGAAAAGTAACTGAGAAGTTAACAAAtacattatgtattttttttctacttattGTTTTTCCAAATGAACTATGGGTCACCAACCATATGGATGAACAGTGACCTGGATTGCTGTTTTTGATACTGTACAGAACTAGAATCTGCCAAGTGAGGATCCTAAAGTCATACCTGGGACAAGAAACAACCCAGGATACATGAACCCCACTGGTTAAAACACTCTAATAATTTACAATGGATTTTCATAGCCACTAGACAGAGTGGCAaaagacatgatggaaatgtatttcCTGGGGCAGTACTAATATCTCCTGGAACTTGTGGAGGTTTTTGAAACAATTTTTACACTTGAGCTGCTGCCACTTCCGGAGCCAAAGTTTGCCTGTTTTCCACTGTTGGCAGTGAAACTTCCTCCACCGATCCCTCCACCATATGCACTTCCGCTTCCTGAGCCGTATCCACCTCCCATTCCAGAGCCGTATCCACCTCCCATTCCAGAGCCGTATCCACCTCCCATTCCAGAGCCGTATCCACCTCCCATTCCAGAGCCGTATCCACCTCCCATTCCAGAGCCTTGACCAGCTCCACTGCTACCACCATAGGATGAGCttacaacagctgtcaaaaaaaTTGTATAGTTAGACATAATGGATTattccatataaaaaatacagaaTATCTCTAAGCATGAATTGAATAGATGGACTTACAGATGTTTACGGCTCCTACACCTTCTCCAgccaacctaaaaaataaaaaaaaattcaatttacattttttaattggAAATATATCTGTCCACTAATAATATACATTTCAGGTAATAACAGATCTTCCATGTAGATAAATAATAGTTCATCTGATGTCATTTGAACATGATATCTTAACCATGCAGCGCTCGCATTGCGCTGGGAAGTAGTCCAGCATATTCATGAGCTGCTGCTCCTACCGCCCAGCTGCCGATTATTAACAGCTTTCTCCCttttactgtgcatagggagaaagttGTGAATCTGCGGAGGCTGTGTGGGGGGAACGGACACTCATGAATATGCCAGACATGTCAAAGAGGTTTACAATTCTACTCCGCTTCAGGGTCCTGAGAGAGATTTTTTTATACTGACGCATTTTGCTTCAATACTACGGAAAATTCTGATAGAAATATATGGTTATGGATTTTATTGCAGTTACCTGCTCTCTTCTCCTTCCAGCAGTTTCCTGTAGGTGGCGATCTCAATATCCAGAGAAAGTTTGACATTCATCAATTCCTGGTATTCACGAAGTTGGCGAGCCATGTCCTGCTTGGCCTTATGAAGAGCATCCTCCAACTCTGTAAGCTTTTGTTTGGCGTCTTTCAATGCTAGTTCTCCTCGTTCCTCAGCCTCAGCAATAGCGGTCTGCAGTTTGGCGCACTATTTATTAATGAAATAAATCCATCATTAATATTTGTTTCAGAATATACATGAACGTAATATCTTCTAATATAAGACAGAAGGTTTCTGCCAAAAGCGATATGCGCCTTTCATCCTTTTAAGGTTTGTGTTGAAATCAGTTTTAGGTTTCTGGGGCAACAAATATTCCATTCTAATTTTATAGGCATGCTATTAATTTCCTTAATCCAACCTTCCTGGCAGAAGTTAAAATCTGAGACAATGTGACACTGTAACAATCTCTTTGTTACAGTACAATATTCATTCCTGACACTTATTTTTAATCCCTCAAGCTATTTTTCTTACTTGTTTTTTCACGTTGTCGATTTCAGAACGCAGTCTGGAAATCATACGGTTGAGCTCTGAGATTTCAGTCTTTGTGCTTTTCAGATCATCACCATGTCTTCCGGCAGACATCTGGAGCTCCTCATACTGGAGACGAAATGAATAAGTACACGAATGATAAAATGTAAGATTAGATACATATCATATAAGCTATACAAGGAAAGTTGATGTGTGACATTGTTAAGTATCTACAGCTGATGACAAAATGTGTCCCGTCAATACGACTTGAATGTCAGTTTTTCTGCAAGGTATCCTGCAAGTGTTTACTGCATTACCACAACCCAAGATTTTCAGGTTATGAGTGGAGTTCGGCTTTAACATCAGATGTCATGTTTTATATCATTCTAAATTTGCAAAAGTTAAACCTCGCttataaatattataaataatttaAGCTATATATTCCTTACTGTTACTAAGTAGGACTCACCTTTGTTTGGTACCAAGATTCAGCTTCTTGTCGGCTTCTGTTGGCAATTTCCTCATATTGAGTCTTGACCTCAGCGATGATACCATCAAGGTCCAAAGCTCTGTTGTTGTCCATAGACAATACGACCTGAGTGTCTGAGATCTGTGCCTGCATCTGGGCAAGTTCCTGAAATGAATATGGAAAAAGGTTACTTATGTCTGTTAATGGTGATGAGGACttagaggggaaaaaaatatCCCCATAGTGCCCATTGCTTCCCAATATATTTTCATTATACTATCTactatttttttaagctttttggACTTGTGTGGGCTCTTTATTCTAACGCTTACGTCAGTAACTCAATATTTAGCCAAATATTTGGCAAATATGATGGTAGTAcaacttttttgttttctttttgttccCATAATGGCCTCCCAACTGATTTTCTATGTTTACATAACATATACTACAGAACATAGTTAATGTGTGAAATTATAATTACCGCTTCATACAGAGCCCTCAGGAAGTTGATCTCATCATTCAGAGCATCCACCTTGGATTCCAATTCTACTTTGTTCATGTAAGCAGCATCTACATCCTAAGTCAACAAAAGTTTAGATCAGTCAACATCCTACAAAGAAAATCTCTACAATTTACATTCCTGTGATTGGCAATTATAATCACCTTTTTGAGCACCACAAATTCATTCTCTGCAGTTGTTCTCTTGTTAATTTCCTCTTCGTATCTAAGcaaaaaataattatatgtttATACTAACCAACAGCAAGTACAGTTCATCTCCATTCACGGTCATAACACATGTAAGAATTATGCTATGTCATGTCGGTTTCAAAACTTCAAGTTTTACATAAAACATGTTCTAATACTGAACATTAATTATCCAATTCTTACTTACAATAAACATTGAGCAAGACGGGAGTTTGATGGCTGTAACAATTCTAGGTTTTCTAGATTAACTGATCTGCATTTACCagtctgattgattgattgattgattgattgattgattgattgattgattcatTGATTGATTCATTCATTGTGGTGAAACAAGTCATAAATGAATGGGATTCTAAATTCCCACATTTTGGATGTTTGAAAAAGGAGTTTCTGCCCCCAAAACTCAGCATGGACATATTTCAGGCTTAATTAAGCATGCTTCAAGAAACAGGCGACATCTTCACTTACTTTGTCTTGAAATCCTCTACAGCATCTTGCATCTGTCTTAACTCTGATTCCAGACGACCCTTGTCACTTCCTAGGCTGTCTAGTTGTCTCCGCAGTTGATTAATATAGGCTTCAAAGAGGGGTTCAATGTTATTCTTCACTGTCTTGACTCCCTGTTCTTGCAAGAGGCTCCATTTGGTCTCCAGAACCTTGTTCTGTTGCTCTAGGAATCGTACCTATGTAGCAACAGAAAGCAATTATAATCAATAATGCATTATTCTAGAGATTTTTGCATGTCTAGTGTAGCAGGGAAAATATGAAGCATGAAAAGAACCTACCTTGTCAATGAAGGTTGCAAATTTGTTGTTAAGAGTCTTAATCTGTTCTCGTTCTTCTGTGCGCACTTTTTGAATAGATGGGTCAATTTCCAAATTGAGAGGAGCTAAAAGGCTTTGATTAATTGTGACTTCTTGGATTCCTCCAGGTGGGCAAACTGGAAAACCTGGTCCACCTCCAAATCCTTGCCCAACACCAAATCCTTGCCCAACACCAAATCCTTGACCAGCACCAAATCCTTGACCAGCACCGTATCCTTGACCAGCACCGTATCCAGAACCTACACCGAAACCTGCTCCACTACCAGCTCCAAACCCAGAGCCATATCCATAACGCGACTGAGAGCTCAGGGACATTCTTTTGTTTCCTCCTAAGCCACTAAGACTCCTGCTGCCAAAGCCACCAGAGCTTACCCGGCTACCAGCACCACCACCAGAACGAGACATTGAGACTGAGCTAAAGCCACCTCGGTTTAGCCCTGATGGAACTGCAGAAGCAGCACTGAAGGTTTTTTTATAAGTTGTTTGGCGAGATACAGACATGGTCCTGGATCTGTGATGCTGAGGATGAGAAGAGAAGAAGGCAGAgtgaacggctcagtgatgaaacTCCCCTTTTTATCTGTCTCAGTATGTGGGTTTGGTCCAAGGAAGTGTATGTATCATCTTACCTCAATAATGGGTTTGGCATGCCCTGCAGCAATCTAAACACTGAGCTCATCTGATCAACGTACATGTCTATTATATGTAGTGCAAAAAGTATGCAATAGCTTGTATTCGGTGTGAATCTTTTCACCCATTCCAGACACTTGACTATAACAAGTCAGCACACCAGCTAGAAGACTTCTTGTGTAAATCCTAACCCACTAGATTGCTGCAATATAGATATGAAGAcctgggagatagatagatagatagatagatagatagatagatagatagatagatagatagatagatagatagatagatagatagatagatagatagatagatagatagatagatagatagatagaggataTGATAAATTAATTGATTgatatccttaaagaggctctgtcaccagattttgcaacccctatctgctattgcagcagataggcgctgcaatgtagattacagtaatgtttttatttttaaaaaacgagcatttttggccaagttatgaccatttttgtagttatgcaaatgagccttgcaaaagtccaagtgggtgtgtttaaaagtaaaagtccaagtgggcgtgtattatgtgcgtacatcggggcgtttttaatacttttactagctgggcgctctgaagagaagtaacatcctcttctcttcagaacgcccaacttctgacagtgcagatctgtgacgtcactcacaggtcctgcatcgtgacggccacatcggcaccagaggctacagttgattctgcagcagcatcagcgtttgcaggtaagtcgatcttacctgcaaacgctgatgctgctgcagaatcaactgtagcctctggtgccgatgtggccgtcacgatgcaggacctgtgagtgacgtcacagatctgcactgtcagaagctgggcgttctgaagagaagaggatgttacttctcttcagagcgcccagctagtaaaagtattaaaaacgccccgatgtacgcacataatacacgcccacttggacttttacttttaaacacacccacttggacttttgcaagcctcatttgcataactacaataatggtcataacttggccaaaaatgctcgctttttaaaaataaaaacgttactgtaatctacattgcagcgcctatctgctgcaatagcagataggggttgcaaaatctggtgacagagcctctttaaagaagccaATTCCTGAACAACACTATGTACTAAGTTCAGAGAATCAACAGGTCTGAGCCAACAATGAAATATTGATATTTGCATTAGAAAATCTACAAATAATCAAACAACTAAtataatatggaaaaaaaaaaaaaaagcaaacctcTGCATAAGAAAATGTACATTGTGATGTTTTACAATACTCATTCCCCACCCAGGGAGAGGTTATGTGTTCATCATTTGTCAGTCACAACTCTGCTGTGCATGCATGTAATAGATTGCAGATACTGTAATGACTAAATCTAACAGTGTCACTCCCTAAACTGTGGTTAGCAAGGTATTTTTTTACAAACAGGTAAGGAATGTTGCTATGGTGCTAGTAAATCTCTTTAGGACATCACTTTGTCATGTGGAAACAATAGATCCCCTGTTCTCAGTCAAGGAAAGAAAGAGAGTTTAAAATGAACAAGCACATGATTCTATGAATCTATGTTACTTGCGGGGATGTGctattattactattagtagAAGTGGTGGccatattgttattattattatttattgcttATCAGACAATGTACCAGAAATGTATTAATAGGAGTTTCAAGAACGACTTGTCACTAGGCTTTATAGGGGAATATATTAGGACTGGTTTTTCAAACGCCAGTGTTAAACTAATTTATGTCGGGAGAATGTGCTCTAATTTTATTGAGAGGTGCAcagctcttaataaatgtgttgcatttttgGCTGTTCGTGCAACAGAAATGAAAATCTACTCCTTCTTTGagcaaatgaaaatctacatctgAAACTGAAGATTCTGCCATAAATTAAGGGAGATCTGTCATTCTTATTTAGACCCCACCCCCTTAGGCTAGACCCCACCCTTTTTCTCGCCACTATTGGAAAGTggcaagaaaagtaaaaaaaattaaaatattgcgTGCGCTacattttgcaactttttttacacCAGAAAAACCCAAATAACACATCAGACCTTATTTAATATATGTCTTGCACGTGCAATGAGAACAACAAAGtgatgtgcacatgttctgtatatatagagggtACAATTCAGTCTAATACTGGgtgctggtcccacctctgggaacctcAACTATCAAAAGAACAGGGGTCCCTGACTACCATTTTGCCAGGTGAGGCAGCTTCATCAAGGCAAAAAATGAAGGGAGAATCGGCCACACATGTGCATGGTTCTCTTAATGTAGTGCGAGTGGTTTCAACTTTAATTCATCTGTTTGCGGTACGACATCTCTGCAGTTACTAGTGGCCGCTATGCCACTATTTTCTGCTGACCAGATCGCCTCTTTGATGTGAAGACTAGTAACAGGTCCTCTCTTATACTTCCTTTGggacataaataaatacatttgatgACACTAAGTCCTGTGAACaatacacttaggccccatgcacatgaccgcagaaattatccgtaattacggtccataaatgctgaccataattacggaccaattcatttctgttgcccacggacaccttcccgtatatatttacgggaaggtgtccatgccacAGAAAGGCTCtgtaaaagataggacatgtcctactctttgctttttacagactgtgctcccatactttatatgggagcacgccccgcaaatgcgggtggctgtcatcggccagccgtgcctgtaatcacggacctTGATCACGGGCaccgtcatgtgcatggggccgtaGTCCTTGAAACAGTTTATTTGATTGGTTAAGGCACACCATGATATTGcctcccccatatatatataaatatatatatatatatatatatatatatatgtatttatatatttatatatatatatatatgtatatatatatacagcacacaagaaaatggcgacagaacactgcgaacactaatgtcacctaagacgctaaatataaataaatatgcattactgctaaaactacttacaatagggaggttcttagcgcacattttgatcaaattctgtgagcccacctgccacgacatggCGACCtccatgaggtgggaacctatgctgcaaatacacccagaactggtactaagcctacatatacttggggatggtaggaaccggcATTAAACAAATTACATGTAGACAGGtgtaagaacgcctgtgactgcaaatttatacagcacacaagaaaatggcgacagcacactgcgaacactaatgtaacctaagccgctaaatagaaataaatatgcattactgctaaatctacttacaatagggaggtccttagcgcacattttgatcaacttgtgtgagcccacctgccacgacaaagcGACCTCTAagaggtgggaacctacactgcaAATACactcagaactgggactaagcctaaatatacttggggatggtaggaaccggcattaaactaattaaaatcacccagggcagaatgggagaagtgcaagatcaaaaatggaggcagtcaccaaccacacatatatgaatcacataaacatcacaaaaatgtgaacagcacattccaacaaaatgaaacaaaacgtgtagacaggtgcaagaacgcctgtgactgaaaatttatacagcacacaagaaaatggcaacagcacaccGCGAactctaatgccacctaagccgctaaatataaataaatatgcattactgctaaatctatctTAtagaggtgggctcacacaatttgatcaaaatgtgcgctaagaacctccctattgtaacctGTAGGTAGTTCCCACGAAACTGATGAATGATGATAAATCATCTATTCTTTATGACTGACACCATCCTAATCTCGTTTCCGACCCTGTTCATAATTTTGTTATGAATTCCCATTTGTTTGTACAAATGCTGGTTCTCGTTAGGCTCAATGCACAACTATTTACCACTTAACATTTATCTGAATTTTATGTACCTGCGAGTCTGACATTCATTGCTTCATTGCAGTAATTTCATTAATTATACACCACATTGGATAATTGTTTACTTCtttaaaaattttcaataaaaactgaATTAAAAATATAtctaaacataaataaatattgatTAAGATATAAAAtggatacatttatcacctattcacatgaTAGGGGATGTATTTTAGATTGGTGGGGTTATGACCACTGGGACTCCCACTGATTACTAGAATGGGAGAAAAAGTCAATACGTCTGCAGTGGGAAGAAGTACTATTCACACTGCTGTCACTTGGCTGTTTTCATTCCTCCTATAGAGTTTTTGAAGTGGCAGCGTGTATTCTTTGACCTCTGCTCTATACAAGACCTCCCCATCATAAACATGCTTATTGGGAGAGACAGGGGTCCTCCATTCTAGTGATCATGGGGTCCAAGTGGTCAGACACCCACTAATACAACATTTTTC contains:
- the LOC142740673 gene encoding keratin, type II cytoskeletal 5-like, with translation MSVSRQTTYKKTFSAASAVPSGLNRGGFSSVSMSRSGGGAGSRVSSGGFGSRSLSGLGGNKRMSLSSQSRYGYGSGFGAGSGAGFGVGFGVGQGFGGGPGFPVCPPGGIQEVTINQSLLAPLNLEIDPSIQKVRTEEREQIKTLNNKFATFIDKVRFLEQQNKVLETKWSLLQEQGVKTVKNNIEPLFEAYINQLRRQLDSLGSDKGRLESELRQMQDAVEDFKTKYEEEINKRTTAENEFVVLKKDVDAAYMNKVELESKVDALNDEINFLRALYEAELAQMQAQISDTQVVLSMDNNRALDLDGIIAEVKTQYEEIANRSRQEAESWYQTKYEELQMSAGRHGDDLKSTKTEISELNRMISRLRSEIDNVKKQCAKLQTAIAEAEERGELALKDAKQKLTELEDALHKAKQDMARQLREYQELMNVKLSLDIEIATYRKLLEGEESRLAGEGVGAVNISVVSSSYGGSSGAGQGSGMGGGYGSGMGGGYGSGSGSAYGGGIGGGSFTANSGKQANFGSGSGSSSSVKIVSKTSTSSRRY